Part of the Kitasatospora sp. NBC_00374 genome is shown below.
CTCTGGCCGCCCGGGTAGACCGCCCGGGCCTGCGCCGTGGCCGTCCCGGTCCACTGGACGACCATCCGCCAGCTGGGCCCGAAGTCGGAGTCCATTCCGCCGTCGGCGTTGTCGACCGTCCAGGTGTCGCCGCCGTCGGGCAGCGGTCCGTGGCCGAGGGCGGGTACCTGGGTGATCGAGGGGATCACCCGGTGGTGCAGCCGCCCCCAGTTCCAGCCGGCCGGATCGGGGCCGAGCTCGCCCGCGAGGCCGGTCACGGTCTTGGCGAAGGCGTCGCGCATGGCCCCGTGGGCGTCCCGGCCGGGGCCGCCCGGCGGGGTGAAGGCGGGATTGGACCGGTCGCGCAGGCTCCACTGCTCCAGGTCCTGGACCAGTGCGGGCGGCGTTCGGTCGAGGGCGAGGTGACGGCGGGCGAGGTCGACGGGGACCTTGCGGTCCGTCCACCAGGGCTGGAAGACCTCGCTGAGGTAGGAGGTCAGGAAGCGCCACCAGATCGTCGCCTGCGGCGACTTCTCGTCCATCGCCGCGTTCCAGCCGGTGAGGAGGTCCCGGGCGGCGCGCTGCCGGTCGTCCAGCGGCGCACCGTCGAGGGCCTTGAGCAGCTCGGGCACGAGTTGGGCGGCGAGCCCGTCGACGAGGTCGTTCTGGAGCGTGCCGAAGTCGTCCGGTCCGAGCGCGGATCCGCCCTGGAGCGCGGAGTTGATCCGGGCGGTCCGATAGCCGGGGTCGAAGTCCTGGGTGGTGCCGATGTAGTAGGGGTAGTCGTTGCCGACGGGCCGCTGGTTGGCCGTCACGACGCTGTGGGAGGGCGGGTTGTAGACCTGCGGGACGGCCTCGAAGGGGATGGTGCCCGCCACGTCCGAGGCGCCTTCGCCGGAGAGCGGCAGCCAGGGCTCGCCGCTCTTGACCAGCGGGTAGTAGCCGGGGGCGACGATCCCGATGTTGCCGTGGTCGTCGGCGTACACGAAGTTCTGCGTGGGGGCCTTCCAGTCCCGCAGCGCCTCGCGGAACTGTCCGTAGTCGCTCGCCGTGCTGAGGGAGAGCAGGGCCGCCAGGTCCGGCGAGGGGATGTTGCCCATCCAGTGGACGGAGGTGGTCTGCCCGGCCCGGGTGATGACCGGCCCGTGCACGGTGAGGTCGACGGTGAGCGGGACGGCGTCGCCGCCACGCACCGGGATGGTGTACTCGACGTGCTCCAGCGGGCGCCAGGCCCCGTTCCAGTAGTAGGAGCCGGGGTGGTCCGGGCTGGTGGTCTCGCTGTAGAAGAGCGTGGACTGGTTCTGTACGTCCGTCAACGACCAGGAGATGTGCGCGTTTCGGCCGATGAGGACGGCCGGCATGCCGGGCAGGCTGGCACCGGTGACGTCGAGGGTCGGCGAGTGCAGGGCGATCTCGAACCAGTCGGAGGGCAGCGAGAGCTGCAGGTGCGGATCGCCTGCGAGCATCGACTTCCCGCCGGCCACCGCAGGGCCGTTGGCGGCCCAGGCGTTGCTGTCCGGGTGCAGGTGCAGGGTGCCGGCCGGCAACTGGTCGGCGCGGGCCAGGACGGCACTGGCGGCGTCCGCCTGGCGGGAGGTGTCCAGCGGCCGGGGGTCTGTCGGGCCGCTGCCCGGTGCGAGGGCCGCCGGGTCGGCCGCGTTGGCGTTCCGCTCGGGGATCGGCGCGACGCCGAGGTCGCGGTACGGGCCCGGGTCGTAGGGCTGTTGCGGGGTCGCGGGCAGGACCGGGAACCAGGCCTTGGTCAGCTCCGGCCCCAGCGAGCGGTCGGCCAGCGCGTAGCCGAGCGGCACGGTGCTGAAGTCGAGCTGCTGGGTGAGGACCTCCTGGACGACCAGGCTGTCCACCGGGGTCCAGCGGCCGGGGTGGACGCCGGTGAGTCCGTAGAGGGCGGGCCAGTCGTGGCCGTCCTCCAGTTCGGCGATCCGGGTGTTGACGCCGGCCGCGTAGGCCGTGAGCGCCCGGCCGGCCGGGCTGTCGGGCGGGGTCTGCGCCCAGCCGGCCTCCGCGGTGCGGCGCAGCCCGAGTTGGAGCTCGAAGGTGTCGGACTCCACGGCCCCCGGGCCGCTGAGTTCGGCGAGCCGGCCGGAGCCGAGCCGCCGCAGCAGGTCCATCTGGGTCAGCCGGAAACGCGCGGTGACGTAGCCCTGGGCGCGGAAGAGGTCGTCGTCGGAGGCGGCGGTGATCGAGGCCGGTCCCTCCGGGCTGAAGGTGGCCACGGCCGGGGCTGAGAGCCCGGGCACGCTCAGCCGTCCGCTGGTCGGCAGCAGGCCTCCGTCGGCCGAGGCCCAGGCGCCCCGCACCGGATCGAGGGCCCGCCCCAGGGCGGGGATCGGTCCGGTGCCGGTGCCGAGGACGAACATGAGCAGCCCGGCGACGACCAGGGCGCCCAGCCGGCCCGCAGTGCGGCGGATCTTGGCTGACACGGTGCATCCCATCGTCTGGTGGTCGGTTCAGGAGGGTGGCGGCCTGGGGGAGGCCCCCACCCGGGGGTGCTATTCGGCCGCCGCGAGGCGGTCGGCCTCCTGCCGGATCCGGCGGGACCAGGTGCCCGCCTCGCGGGCCACGAACTGCCGGGCC
Proteins encoded:
- a CDS encoding penicillin acylase family protein, with protein sequence MSAKIRRTAGRLGALVVAGLLMFVLGTGTGPIPALGRALDPVRGAWASADGGLLPTSGRLSVPGLSAPAVATFSPEGPASITAASDDDLFRAQGYVTARFRLTQMDLLRRLGSGRLAELSGPGAVESDTFELQLGLRRTAEAGWAQTPPDSPAGRALTAYAAGVNTRIAELEDGHDWPALYGLTGVHPGRWTPVDSLVVQEVLTQQLDFSTVPLGYALADRSLGPELTKAWFPVLPATPQQPYDPGPYRDLGVAPIPERNANAADPAALAPGSGPTDPRPLDTSRQADAASAVLARADQLPAGTLHLHPDSNAWAANGPAVAGGKSMLAGDPHLQLSLPSDWFEIALHSPTLDVTGASLPGMPAVLIGRNAHISWSLTDVQNQSTLFYSETTSPDHPGSYYWNGAWRPLEHVEYTIPVRGGDAVPLTVDLTVHGPVITRAGQTTSVHWMGNIPSPDLAALLSLSTASDYGQFREALRDWKAPTQNFVYADDHGNIGIVAPGYYPLVKSGEPWLPLSGEGASDVAGTIPFEAVPQVYNPPSHSVVTANQRPVGNDYPYYIGTTQDFDPGYRTARINSALQGGSALGPDDFGTLQNDLVDGLAAQLVPELLKALDGAPLDDRQRAARDLLTGWNAAMDEKSPQATIWWRFLTSYLSEVFQPWWTDRKVPVDLARRHLALDRTPPALVQDLEQWSLRDRSNPAFTPPGGPGRDAHGAMRDAFAKTVTGLAGELGPDPAGWNWGRLHHRVIPSITQVPALGHGPLPDGGDTWTVDNADGGMDSDFGPSWRMVVQWTGTATAQARAVYPGGQSENPASPWYRNLIDLWWRGEYLPLRTAAEHGSDAIKWTLTSEG